The sequence TTGCCCTATTCTCTCGCATCTGCGCTGTCTTTATATCCCTTGTTCGGGCAGTCCCCCCACCCCCATTACTTGAAGTAGTGTCTGCGGCTCTAAACTATTGGAAATAAATAACATAGGGCGCATAAGCTTGGTCTTTCAAGTAATGTCTTTCCCCTTCCCTTCATATCATCTGTTCACACAAACCAGAGATACCTCGGGGAAATGATAGGCCGAAATTCCTCAAGAGCCAATATTTTGATATCAGTTTGATACCACAATACAGTTCTCAGTTCACGGTTCTCAGTTCTCAGAAAATTACAAGTTCCCTTCAAAACCTCGTTTGCTCCCGCTTCAGTTAAAAGACCTGCGGCCCCTGCCTCCCGGAATGTCGGGACGAGTCTCCGGTTCCGGGCGGTGCGGTTGCTTGGCGCTGGCCTTGAATACACGTTCTTCGTTGCGGCTGATCTTCTTGTGTGCGTAAAGACCTTCCAAAACGAACTCTGCGGCAGCGACCTGCTCTTCAACCACGTCTTTTGTCTTCACGCCCAGGGCAGCGAGTTTTTCACTGAGTCCTTGAATGCTTTTCAGCGTGCTGAAGACCTCGGCGGCGCCCGCAGTGTCGGAGACTTTGATCTCGCCCCCGAGATCAAACCACTGCACAATCTGCTGCATGTTGGCACCATCGAAATAACCATCGAAGGTCTTGGCAATGGCAGCGCGGATGAGATCGTGAGCGACGTTATCGGCGCCGCGCATCTCGCCTTCGTACTCCAGCTCCAGTTTGCCGGTGATGGCAGGAAGCGCAGAGTAGATATCCCCAATGCGGGGAACAACAATCTTTTCATCATTGCGCAGCGAACGCTGCTCGGCGCTGGAGATCACGTTTTCCATGCAACTGATGGGCAGGCGCTGGCTCACGCCCGAGCGCTTGTCTATCTTTTTATCTTCGCGGGCGGCGAAGGCAATATGTTCCACAACCTCGCGCACGAATTGCGGGATGGTCAGCGGCATGCCATTACGGCGCTCCCATGCCTCCTGGGCGGTAATGGCCAAACCTTCTTCCACGGTCGCGGGATAGTGAGTGCGAATCTCAGAGCCGATACGGTCTTTCAGCGGTGTGATGATCTTGCCGCGCGCGGTGTAGTCCTCTGGGTTGGCGCTGAAGACCAGCGCTACATCGAGCGGCAGGCGGACAGGATAGCCTTTAATTTGTACGTCGCCTTCTTGCATGATGTTGAACAGGCCCACCTGAATTTTTCCGGCCAGATCGGGAAGCTCGTTGATGGCAAAGATGCCGCGATTGGCGCGTGGGAGCAGGCCGTAGTGTACGGTGTGCTCGCTGGCGAGATCGTGTCCGCCACGGGCGGCCTTGATGGGATCAATGTCGCCAATCAGATCGGCGATGGTTACATCCGGCGTCGCCAGTTTTTCGACGTAGCGCTCTTCGGCGGTCACATAAGCAATTGGGGTTTCATCTTTCTTTTCTGCGATCACTTCCATGCACCGGCGGCAAATAGGCGCATAGGGATTATCGCGAATTTCGCATCCACTGACGTACGGCATGTGCTTATCGAGCAGCCCGGTGAGGGCGCGCAGGATGCGGCTCTTGGCTTGTCCGCGCAGGCCGAGAAGAATGAAATTGTGGCGCGAGAGAATGGCGTTCACAATCTGCGGAATCACGGTATCGTCATAGCCGACGATGCCGGGAAAAATTGGACCCGATTTCTGATTGCGCAACCGTTTCAGTAAATTGTCGCGGAGTTCGTCTTTCACGCGGCGATTTGCCAGCCGTTCTTCAGAAAATTCGCTGCGACGCAGCTCGCCAAGGGTGCGAGGAAGGCTCATAAGGAAATACACCTCCTGCTTGAGAAAAACAGGTTTGTTGTGCTTGATTATACGCTTTGGCGCAGATTGGTCGCTGGAAGTGGTTTTCGGTCGATAGTATTTCGCGGAGCGCCGTCCCTTCGGGACTTGGGTCCTTTTCCCGTCGATACCCAGCGTTGAAACGCTGGGCTATAACACGCCGCCCCTTGCGGGGCTGTTCTTTCTTGGAATGCCAGAGAGACCGAATTTTTCACAAGCAATGAAGCCGAGTTGAATCTGCCCGTGCGTGGGCAGGATGCTCACACGACAGCCGGCGAGACGCCGGCGCTACGTCTAATGTGCGTGGCCGTTACTGCCGGCTTTGGTGCGGATATGGAGGGCACGGCTGACTTTGGGGATCAGGGCCTCGTAATAAGCAATGAGAGTTGAGACCCGCTCGGCCTCGGAGCGGATTCCCAGAAGCGATTGTTTAAATTCCAGGTCGAGCGGGACGCGCGCGGCCACTTCGAAAGCGAGCGCGGGAGAATCTTCGGAGGGTATTTCAGGATTCTGTTCTCCGCTCAGGGCCAGAAGCTGTTTGTGGAGATGCAGAAGCTGCTTGCGGGCGTCGCCGCCGGCGTCGTTATCTTCATCATCGAAATAGCTCACCTCGGCGCGCAAGAATGAACGCTCTTCATTGACGCGCAGGATCTCAAAGCGACGCAGGCCCTGGGTAAGGATATCGAGTTTGCCATCGTCATATCGTTTTATGACGTCCAGGATCTTGGCGGTGCAGCCGATTTCGGCCATCTCCTCCTGTTTTGCATGGATGATGCCAAAGACCGCATGTTGCTCAAGGCATTCGGCGATCATCTCTTTGTAACGCGGTTCGAAGATATGCAGAGGCAGAGGTATGGTGGGGAACAGAACCAGAGGCAGCGGGAAAATGGGGACCAGATTCGCCACCCTGACATTGTACCCTTGACGTCAGACCTGTTCAGAGAATACAAAACAAGAAGATGAGACTCATTGGAAAAGTTGTAGTGGTTACCGGCGCTTCTACCGGGATTGGCGAAGCCATTGCCCGCAAATTTGTCGAGGAGGGCGCCAGCGTGGTGCTCTCTTCACGCGATCACAGCCGGGCTGAAGCTGCGCGAGAGAGAGTCGGTTATTACGAGCGCACGCTGGCCGTGGCCTGCGACATCCGCCAGCGCGAGCAGATCGTGCAACTGCTGCAGGCAACACTCGAACATTTTGGGCATGTGGATGTGTGGGTGAACAATGCCGGTCATGGCCTGCAGGATTCGGTTGCACAAATGGACATGCAGCAGTGCCGGCAGATGTTCGATACGAATTTGTTCGGCGCTATTGAAGGGATGCAGGTGGCCATTCCGGTCATGCAGAAGCAAGGAACGGGGACCATCATCAATATTTCCAGCATCGCCGGACATATTGCGGTGCCTTACATGGCGGCCTACAGCGCGACCAAGCACGCGCTCAATGCCATCGGGAAAGCTGCACGCGTGGAGCTGATGGGAAAGGGAGTGCACGTGATGACGGTTTGTCCGGGATACATCGCTACCGACTTTGCCGCCAATGCGGTGAAGGGGAAAGAGCGGCAGCGGCTGAACCGGGCAGGAGAGGGCATCAGCACCGAGCGCGTGGCTAACGCGGTATTCAGAGGATATTTAAAGCGCAAGCGCGAAATCGTTGTCCCGTGGCGGGATCGCATTGTGATCTTTCTCTACAGAACTTTGCCGGGCGTGGTTGATTCGGCGATGAAACGAAGGCTGCGGCCGGCGGATGAGGTGACGGCGGAAGCTGAGGCGGGAAAGAGCGGACCGTAAAATTCTTCAGAAAATGCCTTGCCTCGGCATGAGCACCCGAAATATTCTCGAGGTCCCTCGACTCCGCCGCGAAGCGCGGCTGCGCTCGGGATGACTAAAGTGGGACTAGAGAATGAGGATGTCAACTGAGCCAGATGGCTTCTGAAACACTTGACGGCTACCGTCCTCCAGCGCAGACTGAGAGACCGCTATGAAAACCCGCCGATTCAGTTCTTGCTTCCTTATCCTCTTTTTGCTGACATTGGCTGCCGCCAAGCAGCCACCGGCTCCGCGCGTGGTTGATCTAACCGCCGCCGACGGCACTGCGCTCAAGGCAACGTATTTCGCCGCCGGCAAGCCCGGTCCCGGGGTCCTGTTGCTGCATCAATGCAACCGCCAGCGCAAGGTCTGGGATGGCCTCGCAGGACAGCTCGCGGCGGCGGGAATCAATGTGCTCACCCTGGATTACAGGGGCTTTGGTGAGAGCGGAGGTGACCGATTCGACAAATTGACTCCACAACAAGCGGCGCAGATGGTGACCGAGAAGTGGCTGGGCGATATAGACAAGGCTTTTCAGTATCTGGTGTCGCAGCCGGGTGTGAAGCATGACGTGATCGGCGTGGGTGGAGCGAGTTGCGGAGTTAACAATTCCATTCAGACGGCGCGCCGCCATCCGGAGGTAAAGTCACTGGTGCTCCTCTCTGGCAATACAGACGTTGGTGGCCGCCAATTCCTGCGCAACTCGGCAAAGCTGCCGGTTTTCTTCTCGGTCGCTGACGACGATGAATTTCCTCCTACTGTGCCGGCGATTCAGTGGCTCTACACCCTCACTGCAAACCCTGGCAAAAAGTTTGTTCATTACTCGACGGGTGGCCATGGAGCAGATATGTTCCCCGTCCATCCGGAGTTGCCGGGGATAATCACGGATTGGTACGTGACTACGCTGATTAAGACGCCAGGGAGCGCTCCGGTTACCAAAGACGCTCCGGCGATTCCCCAGGAGGAGATGCATACCCTGGACTTGATTGATCAGCCTGGCGGTGCGGGCAAAGTTGCACAGATGCTGGAGGAAGCCCGCCAGCACGATCCTAAAGCTACTTTGTTTCCTGAAGCCATCGTCAACTTCATGGGTTATGAGCATATCCAAGCCGGCGATATCAAAGGAGCAGTCGAGATCATGAAGCTCAACGCCACGGTCTATCCGAACTCGCCCAATGTTTATGACAGCCTGGCTGATGCCTATTTGGCAGACGGCCAGAACGATCGGGCGCGGGAAAGTGCAAAGAAGGTCATAGAGCTTCTGCCGTCAGACGCTGCTGATCCCGAGCAGCGTCGCAATGCCATCAAGGCCAGCGCCGAGCAGAAATTGAAGCAACTGGAGAGCGCACCGCAATAAAGTTGGGAACCCACTGATTGAATTTTGCATTACCGCAGGCGTTTAATGATAATTGCGTAGATAATGCCCTATCAAAAGAGTCCGGGGCTAAAGCCCAAAACTTTACCGAACTTTTCCCCGCCTAAAGGGGGGCTCCCACCGTGCGCCGCAAGCGGCACAAATAGAACATAACTTATGCAGGAATCTATAAAGCCCAAGATCTTGTTGAGCTTTTTACGGCCACTAGACAAAGTTTCCGCTTTATGTTTCAATTCTAACTGCATGACTTTGCTGATCCATCATCTCCACCATCACCATCATCACGTGGCGAGCGTGTCAGCGAGGGTGTGCGGATAAAAGCGGTAAAGCAATCATAAATCCGGCCTGCTGATGCGTTAAAGCTCAGCAGGCTTTTTGTTTTACTGCCCAACAACGCGAGGAAAAACATGGAAATTGATTTCGAAAAAATGCAAGGATTGGCCCCTGCCATTGTGCAGGACGCAGCCAACGGCGAGGTGCTGATGCTGGGCTTCATGAATCGCGAGGCCCTGCAGGCAACCTTGAATTCCGGTTACGTCACGTTCTACAGCCGTACCCGGCAAAAATTATGGATGAAGGGCGAGACCTCGGGCAACCGCCTGCGGCTTATCAGCGCATCCACCGATTGCGATAATGATTCCGTCCTGGTGCGGGTCAACGTGGAAGGCGATGGCCTGGTTTGCCACGAAGGCACCCGCTCCTGCTTTACCAAACCGCTGGCCACCGGCACAAACGGAGCGGCTGCAATTACGGACGCCAAACCAGTCACAGGAGTGAAAGCATGAAGCTCCGTCTAGGAATTCCCAAAGGCAGCTTGCAAGAGGGCACGATACAACTCTTTGCCAAAGCTGGATTCAATATCTACAACAACGGCCGTTCGTATTTCCCCACCAGTGACGATCCCGAATTGGAATGCATGCTGATCCGCGCGCAAGAGATGGCGCGCTACGTTGAGCATGGTGTGCTCGATGCCGGCCTTACCGGCCATGACTGGATCATCGAGAGCAACCTGGAAGTTGTTTCCGTGGCGGACCTCATCTACGCCAAACAAAGCCGTGGCAAGGTGCGCTGGGTGCTGGCTGTGCCCGAGGATTCGGCGTACAAATCGGCGGAAGACTTGAAAAATTGCACCATCGCTACGGAATTGGTCAACGTGACCAAGCAGTATTTTGAAAAGAAAAATGTTCCGGTGCGGGTGGAGTTCTCATGGGGGGCGACGGAAGTAAAGCCGCCGGTTCTGGCGGACGCAATTGTAGAAGTTACCGAGACTGGAAGCTCTCTGCGCGCCAACAAACTGCGCATCATCGAGACCGTGCTGGAATCGAACACAAAATTGATTGCTAACAAGAACGCCTGGCAGGAGACCGCCAAGCGCAAAAAGATCGAGAACATTGCGCTGATGCTTTGCGGCGCGCTTGCCGCCCAGGGGCGCGTGGGATTGATGTTGAACGTGATGAAGCGCGACCTTGACGGTGTTTTGGCTGTGCTGCCGGCGTTGAAGCGTCCGACGATTTCGCCTTTGAGCGATCCCGATTGGGTGGCGGTCAATACCATTCTGGAAGAGACCGTGGTGCGCGAGGCGATTCCCAAGCTCAAGGAAGCCAAGGCACAGGGCATTGTTGAATATCCGCTCAACAAGGTGGTGATGTAATGCAGATCGTTCAAGGGCGGGCACTGAATCAGGAGGTGGAGCGCGTAATGGAGCGCCGGCATGCGCTTGCACAAAATGTGGACCGCAAAGTGCGCGCCATGATTGAAGATGTGCGCCGTCGGAGCGACTCTGCGCTTCGCAAGTACGCCGAGCGCTGGGACGGTTTAAAGAAACAGGGTTCCTTCAAAGTTCCCGAAAAGGAGCTGAAGCGGGCACTGAGCTCGGTTAATCCTGAATTTCGCAGCGCTCTGGAAAAAGCGGCGGCAAACATTCGCCAGTTCTGCAAGTGGCAGAAGCCGGTGGAGTTTTTCCGCAACATTCAGCCAGGAATTAAAGTTGGGCAGATTATCCGCCCGCTTGAAGCGGTCGGGTGCTACGTTCCCGGAGGGCGATATCCGCTGCCGTCGTCGCTGCTCATGACGGTGATTCCTGCTCAGGTAGCAGGAGTGAAGCGGGTTGTGGTGGCTTCTCCTAAACCAGCATCTGAAACTTTGGCTGCGGCTGCGCTGCTCGGCGTGCAAGAGTTTTACCGGATTGGCGGAGCGCAGGCCATTGCTGCATTGGCTTACGGCACGGAATCCATCAAGAAGGTCAACAAGATTGTTGGTCCGGGAAACATCTTCGTCACCACCGCAAAAAAACTCGTGTCCTTCGATTGCTCCATTGATTTTCTTGCCGGACCAACAGAGGCAGTCGTAGTCAGCGACAAGGGAAAGCCGAAGTTCATCGCCTCTGACCTTGTGGCCCAGGCTGAGCATGATCCCGATGCGCTGGGCATTTTTATTACGTCGTCTTCGGCTTTGGCGCAAAAGGTGCAACGTGAAATTGAAATTATGGTTGCTGACAATCCCACCGCATCGCAATCTTTAAAGGACTATGGCGTAATTTTTGTGACCTCATCGCGGCGTGAGTCGCTGCAGATTGCCAATCGGCTGGCCCCAGAACACATCAGCATTTCACAAGAAGACCTCCCTATGATTCAAAATTCCGGATCAGTCTTTGTCGGAGACTATTCTGCACAAACCCTAGGCGACTATATTGCAGGGCCTAATCATGTTCTGCCTACATCCGGCTCGGCAGCCTATCGGGGCGGATTGAGTGTCTGTGATTTCCTGAAAGTCATCAGCGTGCAGCAAGTCTCCCGAAACGGTCTGCGTGCGGTTGCTTCCAAAGCCATCACTCTGGCCAAGGCGGAAGGACTCGCCGCGCACGCCAACTCTGTGGCTGTGAGGTGCGCCGGTGCCTAGCGTGCAGACAGCTTCGTTGCGTAAAAATTCCAAACCCAAGGTCCCCAAGAGCGTGGTCAATCCTAATGAACTGCGTCTCGACCAGAATGAAAACACCGGCGGATGCTCTCCGCGTGTGCTGGCGCGGCTGCGCAGCTTGTTAGGACAAGAGGTTGCCAGTTATCCCGAGCGCAGTATTTACGAGCCGCTGATGGCCAGCCACCTGGGCATGAAGACTGAAGAGGTCATGCTGACCAACGGGGCCGATGAAGGCATTCATCTGCTGTGCGAGCTGTATCTCAATCCCAAGCTGGATGCGATCATGGCCGTGCCTTCTTTCGGCATGTACAAACACTACGCGATGGCGACCGACGCCAATATCGTAGAAGTTCCCATGAGCGCAGATTTCAGCTTTCCAACAAGAGACGTGCTGGCCAAGATCAGCAGCAAGACAGGATTGATTTTTATTGGGAACCCCAACAATCCCACGGGAACCACGGTTCCGGTGGAGGAT comes from Terriglobales bacterium and encodes:
- a CDS encoding LON peptidase substrate-binding domain-containing protein, which translates into the protein MANLVPIFPLPLVLFPTIPLPLHIFEPRYKEMIAECLEQHAVFGIIHAKQEEMAEIGCTAKILDVIKRYDDGKLDILTQGLRRFEILRVNEERSFLRAEVSYFDDEDNDAGGDARKQLLHLHKQLLALSGEQNPEIPSEDSPALAFEVAARVPLDLEFKQSLLGIRSEAERVSTLIAYYEALIPKVSRALHIRTKAGSNGHAH
- a CDS encoding SDR family NAD(P)-dependent oxidoreductase; the protein is MRLIGKVVVVTGASTGIGEAIARKFVEEGASVVLSSRDHSRAEAARERVGYYERTLAVACDIRQREQIVQLLQATLEHFGHVDVWVNNAGHGLQDSVAQMDMQQCRQMFDTNLFGAIEGMQVAIPVMQKQGTGTIINISSIAGHIAVPYMAAYSATKHALNAIGKAARVELMGKGVHVMTVCPGYIATDFAANAVKGKERQRLNRAGEGISTERVANAVFRGYLKRKREIVVPWRDRIVIFLYRTLPGVVDSAMKRRLRPADEVTAEAEAGKSGP
- a CDS encoding alpha/beta fold hydrolase produces the protein MKTRRFSSCFLILFLLTLAAAKQPPAPRVVDLTAADGTALKATYFAAGKPGPGVLLLHQCNRQRKVWDGLAGQLAAAGINVLTLDYRGFGESGGDRFDKLTPQQAAQMVTEKWLGDIDKAFQYLVSQPGVKHDVIGVGGASCGVNNSIQTARRHPEVKSLVLLSGNTDVGGRQFLRNSAKLPVFFSVADDDEFPPTVPAIQWLYTLTANPGKKFVHYSTGGHGADMFPVHPELPGIITDWYVTTLIKTPGSAPVTKDAPAIPQEEMHTLDLIDQPGGAGKVAQMLEEARQHDPKATLFPEAIVNFMGYEHIQAGDIKGAVEIMKLNATVYPNSPNVYDSLADAYLADGQNDRARESAKKVIELLPSDAADPEQRRNAIKASAEQKLKQLESAPQ
- the hisI gene encoding phosphoribosyl-AMP cyclohydrolase; the encoded protein is MEIDFEKMQGLAPAIVQDAANGEVLMLGFMNREALQATLNSGYVTFYSRTRQKLWMKGETSGNRLRLISASTDCDNDSVLVRVNVEGDGLVCHEGTRSCFTKPLATGTNGAAAITDAKPVTGVKA
- the hisG gene encoding ATP phosphoribosyltransferase; amino-acid sequence: MKLRLGIPKGSLQEGTIQLFAKAGFNIYNNGRSYFPTSDDPELECMLIRAQEMARYVEHGVLDAGLTGHDWIIESNLEVVSVADLIYAKQSRGKVRWVLAVPEDSAYKSAEDLKNCTIATELVNVTKQYFEKKNVPVRVEFSWGATEVKPPVLADAIVEVTETGSSLRANKLRIIETVLESNTKLIANKNAWQETAKRKKIENIALMLCGALAAQGRVGLMLNVMKRDLDGVLAVLPALKRPTISPLSDPDWVAVNTILEETVVREAIPKLKEAKAQGIVEYPLNKVVM
- the hisD gene encoding histidinol dehydrogenase gives rise to the protein MQIVQGRALNQEVERVMERRHALAQNVDRKVRAMIEDVRRRSDSALRKYAERWDGLKKQGSFKVPEKELKRALSSVNPEFRSALEKAAANIRQFCKWQKPVEFFRNIQPGIKVGQIIRPLEAVGCYVPGGRYPLPSSLLMTVIPAQVAGVKRVVVASPKPASETLAAAALLGVQEFYRIGGAQAIAALAYGTESIKKVNKIVGPGNIFVTTAKKLVSFDCSIDFLAGPTEAVVVSDKGKPKFIASDLVAQAEHDPDALGIFITSSSALAQKVQREIEIMVADNPTASQSLKDYGVIFVTSSRRESLQIANRLAPEHISISQEDLPMIQNSGSVFVGDYSAQTLGDYIAGPNHVLPTSGSAAYRGGLSVCDFLKVISVQQVSRNGLRAVASKAITLAKAEGLAAHANSVAVRCAGA